ttttttatttgaccatGGTTGGTTGGTTTCATTGGTAGGTTCCGTTGTCGTAATAAGGTATAAATCCTTACCTCACAAAAGCTATTGGCGTTCcagtcatttaaaaaaaaaaacgaagccAATTGTAGATCAATCTaatacaataaattcattaaaatataaaaaaatgtcgcGACAGCGataatgaaagcaaaatattccATGAAAATCTTCGCTCTTCTGTCAGTTCGTTTGATGAGACCACAGTCTTCCAAAATTTGCTTCTCGACCAATTTTGCACCACACAAAACAATCGGTACTCCAGTTCCCGGATGGGCAGAGGCACCAACAAAGTACAGATTTTTGAACAGATGACTTCGCGTGCTTGGTCTTAAATGTAACACTTGAAGAATATTATGCGATAGACCTAAAATGGACCCTTTccacaaattgaattttgtctgCCACGTTCGTGGCTCGTTAATTTCTTCGGTTTCGATGAGATCCTCAAAATTGCTGATGCCTAAGCAAGATTCGAGTCGTTTAATTACCTTCATTCTAGCCGTTTTAATTAGCTCATCGATCCGATGCTGATTACATTGTGAAATGTGACTCATTGGTAGTAATAGAACCACTGTTTCTTTACCATTTGGTGCGGCACTCGGATCAATTTTCGATGGCACATTGATGTAGAAGGACGGATCCTCGGGTAAAAGATGCCGTTTGAATATATCGTCGAAACTAGAGCGATAGTCTTTGGACAAGAAAATGTTGTGCACATCAAGTTCAGGCATTTTACGTTTGATTCCCCAATAGAACGATATGGATGACGATGTGAGTTCTCCCTTTTCCCCCAGTCGTGTACCATACGTCGTTGGCGGAAGCAATTTGTTGTATGCGTACACTAAATCGGCATTGCAGACGACCAGATCCGCATATTTTTCTTCGCCGTTTTCCAATCGTACACCTTTGGCTACGTTGTTTCCGTCGACAATGATTTTCTCGACGCCCATTTCATAACGAAATTCTgcatcgaatttctttgtcgCAATATTTTCCAGCGATTCTATCACCTTGTGAAAGCCACCACGGGGATACCAGATACCTTCCACAATTTCAGTGTATTGAAGTAAATTGTAGGGTGCCGGGCTATCGAATGGTGACATTCTGTTAAACAAGGACGAGGACGATCTGATTATTGAGGGACGTGTTATATTGTGAGTAGGAATTACTCACCCAATATACATCGTTTGGAACGTAAAAGCTTTCCGCATTTTTTCGCTGTTGAAAAATCGCTTCGCACGATTGTACACATTGTCCCACAAATGCATCTTATTTACATTCGGTATGTGTCTTAGCTGAAATTCGTCGTACCAATGctcataattttctttcaacgCCAGCGCAACGCTCCGTTCATAATGCACATGCGTTTCCTTCAAATAatccataaaattcaaaaaagtcCGTTCGTCTGACCCTTCGTACTTTCTCAATTGTTCGAACATGTTGGCCAGGTCACAGCTCAACTCAAACTTATCACCGTCGTGAAAGTTGAGAGTGTAATTGGACTTGCACCTCAGTAAATCCAAATGATCGTTGACCGATTCGTCCAGATCATCGAACGTTTCCTCGAACACTTTGGGCATCAAATACAACGACGGTCctgaatttgaaataaaaaatcgatttttcgtcagagaaatgataagtagAAGACACAGAAATGGACATTTAAGCAGAGTTAACTTTTTCATTGAACGCAAAATGAACGGCATAGACTAGCTAAATGCAGAAAAGGGACAAGTTCAATTaacgaattataagaaaaataaaatttcattcgtgcTTCATTTCTAATAGGCTGACGATGTCTATAGTAGTTTTaatagttaaaatttcatttttcttataattcgctaattggACATGTCCCCTTTCGTCATTTAGAAAGTGTTATTATTTACCCTGATCGAAACGGAAGCCATTTTTGTGGATAAGCGATAGACGACCACCgctaaacgaatttttttcgtaaactgtcacatcaaaatttttgtgcGATAAGCGGGCAGCTAAGGCTGTGCCACCGATTCCACTACCGATTATTATCACTGATTTTCGACTcgacgacatttttttttatcgttgaCGGTTCGCGGAAAGGTGTAGAACCACAGTCGAGAGTCCGTAAAGAAGTGAAAGTCTCCAGTGAAACAATCGTATTAATTCTTATGGTTTCGTATAACGAATAACGGTAAAGCGTATCAACACCAGGTAGATATTTGTACGGTTTCATTCACTATTGTGCTGTGTTTATACTTTGATTGATAAAGACTATCTTTTAGTGTGTGCCTTTATGAACACCACTACAAAAGTCATTTATTTGTGAAGTGTAATATCTACAATGTAAATTCTACATTGGATGTCCTCgaactttaatttttactgTCAGACACATTATAAAATCGAAGCGttaagaaagaaagaaaattgtcaCACCAGCGACATTGGGAGGGCCcgtacggtttttttttctaggtGAAATTTTAATAACTGCGTGGGAGAGGTATGTTCTATCCTcctgaaaataatgaaaaaaattactcGGAAATGAAACAATTAAGCAAAGTAATTGCGTTGATGTGAATATTTAACGCAACATTCTTCGCTCTGAGCGCTGAGACAtcgttatttatttataacttCCACATTTCCCTTTCATTGTCAGCAACGGCACAAGAGAAAGAATTTTGAGTAATCGTCCCACTGAATTATAATGATGTTAAGAGTAAAATTTCTGACGATTTCAGGGTTGAACACAAAAAGTAATCTCGCTGCACTCGTACCGCTAATAGAGCAAACACGTTCTCAGTTTATGtttattgaaaagtttttgatcTCTATGATAGTTTCATGACCaacaatagtcatttacatgatcagggataaaaagatgacaATGGCGttttagtgtgaattttgttgatccgaggcgaagccgaggtcaataaacacacacaaaTGTGACTTTTATCtttatcccgagttttgtTATGGATTTTATATGTTAAAGCAGTCGATAGTTCATTAAATTCGAAGATAAAAATGATTCTCGTACACTCTCACACTAGCAATTAGCCTTCTTTAGTTTACTAATAAAGCATTTCTACCAATTTGCTTGAGATAACTTGGCAATTAATTTCTTGCAAAAAACTGTCCCCCTTAAGAAGTTACACACCCAGTGATTAAACGTTGAACTTAaaagtttcaatatttaaactAAAACAAACTCAACCGTAATTTTGTCTAATTAAATGCAGTAAAAGAAGCACTTGAACGTCATGATGACGGTGCTTGTGTTTCAGTAAGTACTTTGCAGACTTCTCAAGTATGCACATCATAAGTGAAATGGTTACGTTATAATACCGAGACGGTAACTTATTAACATAACCATTCCACGTGGTGACCTTATAAATTTACTACTGTTATCGACTTAGATTGCAGCTCATATCCACGATAGTGAATGCATTTTCTGATCGCTcggaattacatttttaaattactttGTTGAGTTTCGTCTGAGTCATGTCATTTCAAATTGTCGATACAAACGTACTGTGAATAGAGATATCGAATCGTACTGGTGGGTAAGTAAATCCTATTAGAACACTGCTGACCATCGATTTCACCACCGTGTTTCATATGAGTTACAGCTGTTTTTGTGTGAACCGATTTTTAAACGAGTGGTCGTTATTATTGGCATTGATTGGACTAAGGACTTGTGTATAACTGTTGAGTGCGGTAACTGCTGGGGTTGGAAAAATCATTGCGAATAAGAAACAACAGAAACTGTgagtaaattgtaaattgtttttcttcgcCATAAAACCttcgttgcctttattgcgaaagaCATCTGTATGCAACTCGGCGATAATTTATTGCGCTTTACACGTCTGTCTACTTGTAGCCCCCACATTCAATGTCGAAGTTGAAAATAGTCATTGAGAAAACTTCCTACCAACTGAACGAATATATTTGTAACACTTCAAATTCATAGTGTGTAATAAGCACATATCATACTCCTGACAACCGAAATTGTGAGAAAAGCTTCTCAATGAATCTGGTTCCATTTGGCGGAATGGAAGTACAGCTAGGGCATGATTTTAAGAAAAgttttccactagaaaatcgTCCAATTTGATGTCTATTTACATAAACCTATTTCTGTGATTGTTTAATGTGTAACAGTGTAACTCGTCCAAAATAAGGTATAATCATCTAGTTCCATCAACTATGGTTCCTTGTTCTACACACCAgacattttctgtgtttttggcTACTTCTTCGGCTAACTTTTAGACTTTAGGGACATTAGACATCAGCTCCTTAGAATTATGACTAAAGATTCACTTGCACTCCACCGGAATAAAAattcttccataaaatatcCGCACCGAGCCAAGACTTTCGAGTGCTAAAAGAAACTCTCAAAAAGAGTATTTAGTTCCGATAATGCAAATCTTTTGAGTTTTTCATATGAATGTCTTTCCGAcaagtaaatccattttccgataaaaaaaattttggaaagtTTTTATGACCAACATCATGGGATacaccaataccctctctagcaaccactTTTATTAAGGGggtgaaagaatcaagtagcctttggaatttacaggTACATTACGGCGTTGTCcgtcaaaatgtgaaatagtgtttgtagtgtttacaaagaaaaaaggtgtgaatttgacacagagaggtgagagtttgtttgctagagcgAGTATTGGATACACAAAAATCTTGAAAGTGTCAATACAAACGGAACGACACACACATGTACTAATTGTCCAacgaatcgaaatttttatatttgttgACCGATTTAGAGTGtgcaaatattatttttcctGAGTATTGTTTAAGTATCACTACTTCGTATTGCGTATTTCCAACGAcgtttaagaaagaaaaaggtttttcctaacttatgcgttaggaaatagctattttacttaataaatgggattgttttgcaCACAAGATGTGAATTTATcaatacgagcgaagcgagctcTGCAACACATCGCGTGCGCAAAACCCCATGTACTACCGTGTTAGCAACATGATTTTATCTACTGctagtgaaaatattcataatattCATGTAAAACCATATCAACCTGTAACTAACACACCTActttacatgcttatgcacggtaaagtgcactttcaGCCAGTGTTTGCGACATAACAGTAAAAATGCACTTACTGTTACTGTACACAAGCATGTAACTAGtacgtccgaggttccaaatttttattttgaagagaaGGAACGTTGtggcccgacccgaaggaACAGTGCATTACGTGAATATGCAATGTAAATGCATATTTTATATGAGCGAAGCGCCAACATTGCCATATCTCGAAAAATACCGAAAGTAATTGTTTTGGTTAGTGTGATTACTTTACTCGCATTCGGCTCGTGCCAACAACCAACTTACTAGCAAGGgcgtaatatactatttcctaactagtgtaaAAATATCGCGACATTGTCGCTTAATTCtcacgtcgtttaggaaaaatgtTGTCCCTAACTTATGccaaaacacttttttagcgaattcgaacctctcattcgctaaaaaagcattttagcattCGTTAGGAAAATATCTATTGCGCACGACAAATGTCTTGAGTAAATAAACTGCGTTTTTGCTAACTAGATTGTTGCTGAAAATTATGTTTACTTTACATTACTTGcagtagataaataactagcCTGTGCTGTTTACCCAAGATAGAACTGATGATGGCTGATAAGCTAGCTTATACTGTAGTCGCGGTTTGCTacagaaatgttttattcGTCAATACAGTGCGAACTCATCGCTCGTCTTATTTGTTTTGCACGTTTTCTTGTTGTTCACTTTTTTATCTTTACATGTACCCAGAGCCAGTCACCGTACAACAAATATTGGTACAACAATGTTAACCTATATGCAAGTCCATTTGTACTTTACGCTACCGCCGACAATCATTTTATACTTCTTCATACGACCGTTAATCACCAGCTTCGATCGGCTGAAAATATTCACTTTATGCGCGCTAGCCGTAATCTACACCACACCTTGGGACAATTACATCATTTACCATAAAGCATGGTGGTATCGAAAGGATGCAGTAATCGGTACGATTGGCTATGTGCCGATAGaagaatacatttttttcgtcgtaCAGACCTGTTTCACATCACTGTGGACGATATTCTGTTCGCGATGGACATTGCACTCGTTACATTTGCGAAATACGAACCGGTTAAAGTTTCAATTGATTAAATATGTGGGTGCTGTGTTAATGGCCATTGCCATAGCATTGGGATGGTGTAATGCAGTTccagcaacaaaaaatttttacttgtGTTCGATATTATGGTGGTCATTATTGATTGTTGTCATGCTGTGGTATATTGCCAGTTCATACATTGTTCAGCGTTATCAACAAATATTGTTCAGCGTTGTGTTTCCATCCGTATACCTGTGTTATGTTGATGTTATAGCATTGCGAGCTAGAGTTTGGCATATAAACGAACGGACCAGTTTGGAAATATTTATAGTTCCAGAATTGCCGATCGAAgaagtaattttctttttcattacCAACTTTATGGTGGTGATGGGTGCTGCTGGGTTCGATAAATCGAAGGCTGTCATCGATACGTATTTCAAGCAGCCGTTGCAACAGAGTTTAAACTTCAAAGGATTTTTCGGTAACATGAAATTGCTTTTAGAATCAGCAATGTGCCGGGaacaaaaattagatttcTCAGTTGTTGACGATTTGGAAAAGTGCATTAATGTACTGAGTGACGGATCGAAAACGTTCAGCATGGCAGCCAGTTGCTTTCCGAAcggtaattttgtttttcttggtATAGTTTGAACAACCGAAATCAcccaaaaaccacttacattggaagtgtgacgcaagtccttttaaCTGATATCGGTAGGGGCTGACGCTCACTTGGAAAAACAATGCATCTCAAATGGCTGATGATGAGGGTAGTGTGAAAAAGTTCCTTAGtctttcggatttttttttttacatgttttatttggacttgcgtcacggcgcCTTACTAACGTGTCCACCATGATAATTTACCAATGAGACGTCATTCGTAGTAGCAATGAACTGACTCTTGTTAAGCaaacaagaattttttgattattacAGTTAAAGCCAAACCAATTTGTGTCGAGATTTGCTCTAACTGCTTTATCAGCTGATGCACTAATACCTGCAATGACAGTGTAAAACAGACATGCCGGCCCGTATTTGTAAACTGAGCTATTTTACATCAATTGTGAGACACACTGTCTATACGTGCTAATAAGACTGTTGTAACAATAGTCACTCGTTCATATTTGGTAGTTAAGTGGTTAAATCGTATATGTATAGGCAGTGTGTTTGCATGAGTAAGCCAGCTGGTAAAACAGCCGAAAGCCGAAgcaaattttgatataaatttgATTGTCCTTAGCTGTACTGTACTCTACTTGACTCTACTGGTATTGATTTGGCTTCTTTTCCATTTAGCCGTTAGGCAAGACCTAACCATACTATACGCATTTTGTCGCGTAACTGACGACATGGTCGACATTGAACAGTCCATGGAATCGAAGAGGCGACGCCTGAATGTGATTACATCATTTTTAAACCAATTATTCGCACATCGAAAAATCGTATCCAATTACACCTGGCAAACCACAACAGATGACGAACCATCGATCgattggaaatattttgaagagCAATTAACTGAAAAGCAAATGTGTACATTCCGTGGTGTAGCCAGAATTTCATCATACATGCCTCAGGAGCCATTTTATGAACTTGTTGATGGATATCGGTGGGATATTGACGGTCGTCCCATACTAAATGAGGGCGACTTAACTGAATACTCTAAACTTGTAGCTAGTAGCGTTGCAACATTGTGCACGTTTATATTTTGTCACAAATGCGGTCAATGGCCCGACGAAATGGGTCCCAAAAGTCGTACAATGTTGGAGATGGCACGAAAAATGGGAATGGTTAGTTGATGATAACTTTCAAAGACTGAGAGCTCAAGTACGTATCAGTACCGCATAAGGCCACAGTTGGAAAAGTTTCATTGTTCAATTGTTACACCATCTAAGAGCCTTACAAGGGACCGATATGGAAATGAGCTTCTTCCTTATGATCTGACTCCTAAAAAACGTTCGTTCGATTTCGTTTAAGGTTCTGCAAATATGTAACATCAGTCGTGACATTATCACCGACAGTGATACGTTGGGCCGTTGTTACATACCGAATGACTATCTCAACAGCGACGAACTGAAATATTTGATGGACAGAACACCGTACAACATtccaaatattaaattaaaaaattattccgaAAAAATGCTCGACATTGCCGACAATTTGGCCAGCGAAGGAACGCAAGGCATAAATTTACTACCCAGCGAATGTCAGCGTGGTGTTCTATCCGCACTGGAAGCGTACCAGGgtattggaaaattgattcggtccaatgcaaaatatgaACGCCGTACCGTACTAacgaaaacgaagaaaattctcATTGTCTTGAAGTGTATGTATGTCACCAAAATGCCGCTGTAGTACACGAACTTGtgtggaatttaattttgtagtTTTATAAGTCCATCCATCTCCCTCTCccccaaatatttttaaaggcTCTTAGAGATGTGGGAAAGTCATTTGTTTTGTCGCAATCTCCGCTCGCCCTCTTCAAGTTTTCGTTCTTATATTGCTACACAAAGAAGAAAAGATGCACTCAAATTCATCCGAAACTTGGACTCCGTGTATTGAGTATTGGCATTTCCTTTCATTGTGTTTTAGACGATCAACAGAGGTCATTGCTTTCTGTGTAATATTTGTGATTCTTAGTGTACCGATGTTGTCTCAGCTATGTGTTTTTGTGACCCCGCTTCTGGACCGGGAATTGAAACGAAGGATCAACAGATTTGTGTTTCGAGTTCttcagagggattcttttgaaaaacagcctaccgaaatcggacgcattttctattggaattttttatatgtgtctagaaaggacttcgaccctagaagccaaaaccactttcaaaaaaattcttcgaagtttgtgtggctggtcaaaggtgatcaaaaaccgaaaagttgcaattttcttacaaaaattgctccagttacacgagccgtacagggtcgtgtggggtgtcattagaaaggtaatcacatgtactattgagggtcttattgggtttagaattcatccacactgaaatatgtgcagataaagtttttaaccgaatacgtacactgttcttactgaaatttctcgaggtacacaaaatgtacatggtcgtgtgggaatcatttgaaaggtaattttatgtgcttttcagccaaatagagactaatgtggtttggatgcatctatgatgaaatatggacacttaaacatttcaacttctttttcatcgcatatgtatccaaaccacattagtctctatttggctcaaaagcacataaaattacctttcaaatgataccccacacgaccatgtacattttgtgtacctcgagaaatttcagtaagaacagtgtacgtcttcggttaaaaactttatctgcacatatttcagtgtggatgaattctaaacccaataagaccctattcggctcaatagtacatgtgattacctttctaatgacaccccacacgaccctgtacggctcgtgtaactggagcaatttttgtaagaaaattgcaacttttcggtttttgctcacctttgaccagccacacaaacgtcgaagaatttttttgaaagtggttttggccactagggtcgaagtcctttctaggcacatataaaaaattccaatagaaaatgcgtctgatttcggtaggctgtttttcaaaagaatccctctcacTGATTGTCCCTACCTGAAAAATCTAACCCTTCCATGTATTGATGGTGTagtatttcgattttattggaaTCGGTATTAAATATGTTCGTAATGAGTAGATTTCAGAGGAATACATTCATTACCACAGGAGTCAAGAATATTATGGATACATTAAAGCTGGAAATTGGTTTGCATTATAATTGGCATTGGCCAATCTTTGAATGTCTTATTGATTGAAAACTTTGGATTGAATACAGAGATCTTTCACCTGTTCTTATTTAATAGAACCAATGTTGAATCGTTCCTATTCCTATCCAATAGAAATGAAACAAGGTTTCCTGTAAACGGTTTCCCATAGAACCAAATGACATCCTTTCCATCTATCGGGTCTCATCCGATCCGTAACTCTAGTTCTGGTCAAATTGAATTAGTTCAAATAAACAGTTTAAGAAACTTTGTGAAGtaaaaaatagctatttttgtattgtgtttgaataaatattgttgtgaagaataaaaatataatttaattttttaagggAAACTATATCTATCATAACCCTTAATTTACGCATAGATGAACTTTCTCATACAACACTTTTACATTAGtgaacatttcacagatacaAAGCGTTTCAAAAGCTTTGGATCAACATAAAGGGCCTCATATTCGTcaaatgtttcacaaaaattgtcaaagtttcataaaatttcgcCTATTTCCCGATTTGTGTGGATACTAAAATGTGATTTAGCATGACGTCATTTGCTTCTTCAAAGCTTTTTATTGcgtaaaattcttttgagaaacAGCCTGCCGAAATCAGACAcattttttagtgaatttttcGATATGTGCCTAAATACTGGTCGCTAGAAGCCAAAAGcactctaaaaaaaaatcttcgaagcttgtgttgGAAGTGATCGAAAACAAGCActtttcttatgaaattttctCCTGATACACGAAACATACAAGCTCGTGTGGGTTGTCAAAATTCCataagtgcatgttttcgcttcccactagccacacaagcttcgaagaattgtTTTGAAGATGCTTTCAACTTCTAAACTTCTAGCGACCAAAATCTATCTAGATACGTATCCAAAAAAATGCCCTGGGAGATGGATCCGATTTTGGCACGCTGTTTTCAATAGAACCATTCTTTACTCCTCGATTGATATCAATACCTGTTTCAGTAAGTTGAGCATGTAGTGCCGTAGGTGTATCAAtacttttaaagaaaatgtttccatgtgatcttttggaagaattctGCACAACACTGATAAATCTCAACTATTTGAAACCAATTAGTAACTTAGATGTGTCAACGAAAGGAACTGTGACTGCAATGTTAttagaaattagaaaaattgtcaaagtttcacaaaaaatgaaaaagttccacttttgacaaaaatttttcaaatattaggccctgATCAAAAACGATGATAGTCGCCTAAAATTGAACGATAGTCATTTTACTCTGTGATATTCCGAAAAAGCTCTCAGTATTCTTAAcgaatttcttaaaacttttttttatattcgaaCAGGACGGAATTTCCTGAGGCGACGTTCGCTAATGGAAAGTATCGGAGAAATAATCTAGGAGTTATTTcgtaaagaattttgaaagtgACTTCGTAGTTGTTtgtgtaaaaaattaaatgagtgtgaactttccacacgagtttcatttttgttcaagGCGTAAGCTACAAATCTTTTCAACGCCTTTTATAAGTTAATCGttcgtttgaaaatgtaagacATAAGTAGCGCTgtttattctgaaaatatgttttgaataaaattaaagcaATTTATGAGAAAAGAATTCAGGGTACAGACATATGCTCgtattttcgtttctttaagAATTCGTTTGACAGTTCTAATGTGATTTTATCCCCAAAACTGCCAAGTTACAAATATTTGGAGATAGGATCGCATGAgaacacgacagagtaaagttaaccaggcaggagcgct
Above is a genomic segment from Bradysia coprophila strain Holo2 unplaced genomic scaffold, BU_Bcop_v1 contig_24, whole genome shotgun sequence containing:
- the LOC119078125 gene encoding phytoene desaturase-like, coding for MSSSRKSVIIIGSGIGGTALAARLSHKNFDVTVYEKNSFSGGRLSLIHKNGFRFDQGPSLYLMPKVFEETFDDLDESVNDHLDLLRCKSNYTLNFHDGDKFELSCDLANMFEQLRKYEGSDERTFLNFMDYLKETHVHYERSVALALKENYEHWYDEFQLRHIPNVNKMHLWDNVYNRAKRFFNSEKMRKAFTFQTMYIGMSPFDSPAPYNLLQYTEIVEGIWYPRGGFHKVIESLENIATKKFDAEFRYEMGVEKIIVDGNNVAKGVRLENGEEKYADLVVCNADLVYAYNKLLPPTTYGTRLGEKGELTSSSISFYWGIKRKMPELDVHNIFLSKDYRSSFDDIFKRHLLPEDPSFYINVPSKIDPSAAPNGKETVVLLLPMSHISQCNQHRIDELIKTARMKVIKRLESCLGISNFEDLIETEEINEPRTWQTKFNLWKGSILGLSHNILQVLHLRPSTRSHLFKNLYFVGASAHPGTGVPIVLCGAKLVEKQILEDCGLIKRTDRRAKIFMEYFAFIIAVATFFYILMNLLY
- the LOC119078123 gene encoding bifunctional lycopene cyclase/phytoene synthase-like, whose product is MLTYMQVHLYFTLPPTIILYFFIRPLITSFDRLKIFTLCALAVIYTTPWDNYIIYHKAWWYRKDAVIGTIGYVPIEEYIFFVVQTCFTSLWTIFCSRWTLHSLHLRNTNRLKFQLIKYVGAVLMAIAIALGWCNAVPATKNFYLCSILWWSLLIVVMLWYIASSYIVQRYQQILFSVVFPSVYLCYVDVIALRARVWHINERTSLEIFIVPELPIEEVIFFFITNFMVVMGAAGFDKSKAVIDTYFKQPLQQSLNFKGFFGNMKLLLESAMCREQKLDFSVVDDLEKCINVLSDGSKTFSMAASCFPNAVRQDLTILYAFCRVTDDMVDIEQSMESKRRRLNVITSFLNQLFAHRKIVSNYTWQTTTDDEPSIDWKYFEEQLTEKQMCTFRGVARISSYMPQEPFYELVDGYRWDIDGRPILNEGDLTEYSKLVASSVATLCTFIFCHKCGQWPDEMGPKSRTMLEMARKMGMVLQICNISRDIITDSDTLGRCYIPNDYLNSDELKYLMDRTPYNIPNIKLKNYSEKMLDIADNLASEGTQGINLLPSECQRGVLSALEAYQGIGKLIRSNAKYERRTVLTKTKKILIVLKCMYVTKMPL